One region of Oryza sativa Japonica Group chromosome 5, ASM3414082v1 genomic DNA includes:
- the LOC112939020 gene encoding putative protease Do-like 14: MGEGSTTAAAERDAADSSSEYSSPLRRPMVYYNSDVAAVDLYHRQFFKYQEKKDEKEIYRCTGIIIEWDEVSKSATLVTSSQILCNEESQDNSIYYPNTKMIAHLLDGTTSEMELLYFSKHYEIVFFKVNGALDLQVALLDTELEFGSEACVLARDKNLDLICRRTTIVAMDPCEHQKNHYLFIDASDCEDCNGGALTNFNRNIVSMVLYALPNVAFIPSSLILKCFALWKKFRKLGRPHLGLKLTVNFLDISHLENLSRVYGISSGLIVAKVSNGSPAERNGIRMGDVIFHCQQESISTTAQFEDVLLDVCEKHFEKGINLNSKVDVELVVYNLRKRSRRTVSLSVELSDGMEVID; encoded by the exons ATGGGCGAGGGCAGTACCACCGCTGCGGCTGAGAGGGATGCTGCTGACTCCTCATCTGAGTACAGCTCTCCTCTCCGTCGACCAATGGTTTATTATAACTCCGATGTGGCAGCAGTGGATCTCTACCACAGGCAGTTTTTCAAGTACCAGGAAAAAAAAG ATGAGAAAGAAATCTATCGCTGCACGGGTATCATCATCGAGTGGGATGAAGTCAGTAAATCTGCCACTCTTGTCACCTCTTCACAAATCCTATGCAATGAGGAGTCACAGGATAACAGTATCTACTATCCCAACACCAAG atGATTGCTCACCTATTGGATGGGACTACTTCTGAGATGGAATTGCTCTACTTTAGCAAACACTATGAGATTGTCTTTTTTAAGGTCAATGGGGCATTGGATCTACAAGTCGCGTTGTTAGATACTGAGTTGGAATTTGGCAGTGAAGCTTGTGTGCTAGCCAGGGACAAAAATCTTGATTTGATCTGTAGACGAACAACAATAGTGGCAATGGACCCTTGTGAACACCAAAAGAACCATTATTTATTCATTGATGCTTCGGACTGTGAG GACTGCAATGGAGGAGCACTGACAAATTTTAATAGGAATATTGTGAGTATGGTATTATATGCTTTACCCAATGTTGCTTTTATTCCAAGCTCTCTTATTCTGAAGTGCTTCGCATTATGGAAAAAGTTCAG GAAACTTGGTCGACCTCATTTGGGTTTGAAGCTGACTGTGAATTTTCTGGATATATCACATTTAGAGAATCTGTCTCGTGTTTATGGTATTAGTTCTGGCCTGATTGTAGCAAAG GTATCCAATGGTTCTCCTGCTGAGAGAAATGGAATTAGAATGGGCGATGTCATATTTCATTGTCAGCAAGAGTCCATTTCAACCACAGCTCAG TTTGAAGATGTTCTGCTAGATGTATGTGAGAAGCACTTTGAGAAGGGAATCAACTTGAACTCCAAAGTAGATGTTGAG CTCGTTGTTTATAACTTACGCAAGCGTTCCAGGAGAACCGTCAGTTTGTCCGTAGAGTTATCAGATGGCATGGAGGTCATTGACTAA